The [Bacillus] selenitireducens MLS10 genome includes a region encoding these proteins:
- a CDS encoding TcaA 3rd/4th domain-containing protein, whose product MAFCTKCGAEHQAKFCPKCGQPVSGKQDQEPKQSEKTTKHKEKTAKPKGNPLKKWLVAMLLILIAGGVGGYVYAGKYFSYERAVDQLVSAIEEENADQIRSMAESGVAESITEEGMAYFMAIMHEQERLDAFRVDMLANLSGEQADVSDYPAVLEQSGSVWGIFDDYALKFESYTIEIRHVVPDNGVTVHYNGDEVGVFEDGNNRLTIERIFPAGDFITIDYAGGYGEAEEQIAVEELGDLFTDRLLSYTWDFEGSYIDISANRSDSYLMVNGEETGDAIGSGMTLGPINFNEIEFIQAYTEGQFDRLISEEKAVNPDDSRYELVFDEETVEKIEAEDLFSSINQHVTDWVDAYRDQDPGKFSMLTNDFAETYLTRTRGNFDEQRSQGWRYQGYADRVDYDIASVRILNDQADHLEVSIDVRLNFQSSFYAVGTDPSNTPLTRSTSEWTYYLLYDTDRDLWLLDGQEELDNWRPEDEYRYEL is encoded by the coding sequence ATGGCTTTTTGTACAAAGTGCGGAGCCGAACACCAGGCTAAATTTTGCCCGAAATGCGGGCAACCTGTAAGTGGAAAACAGGATCAAGAGCCAAAGCAAAGTGAAAAGACGACTAAACATAAAGAGAAAACTGCAAAACCAAAGGGAAACCCGTTGAAAAAATGGCTGGTGGCAATGCTTCTTATTCTCATTGCCGGAGGCGTTGGCGGCTATGTTTATGCAGGAAAGTATTTCTCTTATGAGCGGGCGGTGGACCAGCTCGTTTCGGCAATCGAAGAAGAAAACGCCGATCAAATCCGTTCGATGGCAGAAAGCGGCGTGGCAGAGAGCATAACAGAGGAAGGTATGGCGTATTTTATGGCGATCATGCATGAGCAAGAACGGCTTGATGCGTTTCGCGTGGACATGCTTGCCAATCTATCCGGAGAACAGGCAGATGTGTCGGATTATCCGGCAGTTCTTGAGCAGTCTGGCAGCGTTTGGGGTATCTTCGATGATTATGCGCTTAAGTTTGAAAGTTATACGATCGAAATCAGGCATGTTGTTCCTGACAATGGAGTGACGGTCCACTATAACGGTGATGAAGTAGGTGTTTTCGAAGACGGAAACAATCGCTTGACCATTGAACGGATTTTCCCGGCAGGGGATTTCATAACAATCGACTATGCAGGTGGTTACGGAGAAGCAGAGGAGCAGATCGCGGTTGAGGAATTGGGAGATCTGTTCACGGACCGGTTATTGAGTTATACGTGGGATTTTGAAGGTTCCTACATTGATATTTCTGCAAATCGGAGTGACAGTTATTTAATGGTGAATGGCGAGGAGACCGGAGATGCCATTGGTAGTGGCATGACACTCGGTCCCATCAACTTCAATGAAATCGAATTTATACAGGCATATACAGAAGGGCAGTTCGACCGTCTTATCTCAGAGGAAAAAGCGGTGAACCCTGATGATAGCCGATATGAACTGGTTTTTGACGAAGAGACGGTAGAAAAAATCGAAGCTGAAGATCTTTTTTCGAGCATTAATCAGCATGTTACAGACTGGGTTGATGCCTATAGAGACCAGGATCCAGGGAAGTTTTCAATGCTTACGAATGATTTTGCGGAAACTTATTTGACAAGAACGAGAGGGAACTTCGATGAACAGCGCAGCCAAGGCTGGCGTTACCAGGGGTATGCGGACAGAGTCGACTATGATATTGCATCGGTTCGAATTCTCAATGATCAGGCTGATCATCTTGAGGTTTCTATCGATGTTCGTCTGAACTTTCAATCGAGTTTCTACGCTGTTGGAACCGATCCGTCGAATACACCGTTGACGAGATCAACGAGTGAATGGACGTATTATCTCCTTTATGACACAGACAGGGATCTTTGGCTTCTTGACGGTCAGGAAGAACTGGATAATTGGCGACCGGAAGATGAATACCGGTACGAGCTGTAA
- a CDS encoding zinc ribbon domain-containing protein, with protein sequence MSQGSAVQTERELGIEIRKKTHERTEKMIQLGEATYKEIRSGSSEDEQINNLHEQLFKIDMSIVEMKQKIAAIRAQSEKQICECGNEIAEGDMFCGECGSKVVKEEPLDEENSKVCKTCQHQVPVTASFCPACGHLAD encoded by the coding sequence ATGAGTCAGGGCAGTGCCGTTCAAACAGAAAGAGAATTAGGGATTGAGATCCGAAAAAAAACACATGAACGTACGGAGAAAATGATCCAGCTTGGCGAGGCGACCTATAAAGAAATCCGTTCGGGAAGCAGCGAGGATGAACAGATTAACAATTTGCATGAACAGTTGTTTAAGATCGATATGTCAATCGTTGAGATGAAGCAGAAGATTGCCGCCATTCGTGCTCAATCCGAAAAACAGATATGCGAATGCGGGAATGAAATTGCCGAGGGCGATATGTTTTGCGGTGAGTGTGGCAGTAAGGTTGTGAAAGAAGAGCCTCTTGATGAAGAAAACAGTAAAGTGTGTAAGACATGCCAGCATCAGGTTCCTGTAACAGCATCGTTTTGCCCTGCATGCGGACACCTCGCAGACTGA
- a CDS encoding IS3 family transposase (programmed frameshift) produces MTTRKRRSFTKEFKEQIVQLHQAGKPRSELIKEYELTPSAFDKWVRQYQGSGSFKEKDNRTSVEEELLQLKKENKQLTMENDIFKASRADHRTKVNVIKANRYKYSVSAMCDVLQIARSSFYYESKRQNESEQEELTELIVSIFMKSRKIYGQRKIKAELKRAGWTVSRRRIKRIMAEQGLVSKYTVAQFKPSKSSCNESETGNTLDRKFDQDDELSVVVSDLTYVRVNKAWHYICVLVDLYNREIIGFSAGPHKTAELVQTAFASVPYNLNRIEIFHTDRGTEFKNHLIDQALDTFGITRSLSDKGTPYDNAVAEATFKTIKIEFVRGAVFSSQQELDLELFDYVNWFNNIRIHGSLDYLSPAEYKSTGP; encoded by the exons ATGACAACTCGCAAACGGAGAAGTTTCACAAAGGAATTCAAAGAACAGATCGTGCAACTGCATCAAGCTGGCAAGCCCCGATCCGAACTCATCAAAGAATACGAGCTGACGCCTTCTGCCTTTGATAAATGGGTTAGGCAATACCAGGGTAGTGGATCTTTCAAGGAAAAGGATAACCGTACGTCTGTTGAAGAAGAGCTGTTACAGCTCAAGAAAGAAAATAAACAGCTGACCATGGAAAATGATATTT TTAAAGCAAGCCGCGCTGATCATAGGACGAAAGTAAATGTAATCAAGGCTAATCGTTACAAATACTCGGTATCAGCAATGTGCGACGTCCTACAAATTGCAAGAAGCTCATTCTATTACGAATCCAAACGGCAAAATGAATCAGAGCAAGAAGAACTGACAGAATTGATCGTAAGCATTTTCATGAAGAGTCGTAAGATCTATGGTCAACGGAAGATCAAAGCTGAATTGAAAAGAGCTGGATGGACGGTGTCGAGACGCCGTATCAAGCGGATCATGGCTGAACAGGGTTTGGTATCAAAGTATACCGTAGCTCAATTTAAACCTTCAAAATCTAGCTGCAATGAATCCGAAACAGGCAACACACTGGACCGGAAGTTTGATCAGGACGACGAATTAAGCGTTGTTGTCAGCGATTTAACGTATGTCCGCGTGAACAAAGCATGGCATTATATTTGTGTATTAGTCGATTTATATAATCGTGAGATTATTGGGTTCAGCGCCGGGCCTCATAAAACCGCTGAATTAGTTCAAACTGCCTTTGCATCCGTCCCCTACAATCTAAATCGGATCGAGATCTTTCATACAGACAGAGGCACTGAGTTTAAAAATCACCTGATCGACCAGGCACTCGATACCTTCGGTATTACCAGATCATTGAGTGACAAAGGAACGCCCTATGACAATGCCGTAGCTGAAGCCACATTCAAGACCATCAAGATCGAATTCGTTCGTGGTGCGGTTTTTTCTAGCCAACAAGAACTTGATCTTGAACTTTTTGATTATGTGAACTGGTTCAACAATATTCGAATTCACGGATCATTGGATTATTTATCACCAGCTGAATACAAGTCAACGGGACCTTAA